Proteins encoded within one genomic window of Microbacterium sp. LKL04:
- a CDS encoding type B 50S ribosomal protein L31, whose amino-acid sequence MKTDIHPEYRAVVFRDLGSGETFLTRSTVSSDKTIELDGETYPVIDVEISSASHPFYTGKQRIMDSAGRVEKFNQRFKNFGSK is encoded by the coding sequence ATGAAGACTGACATCCACCCCGAGTACCGCGCCGTCGTTTTCCGCGACCTCGGCTCCGGCGAGACCTTCCTGACCCGTTCGACGGTCTCGAGCGACAAGACGATCGAGCTGGACGGCGAGACCTACCCGGTCATCGACGTCGAGATCTCGTCCGCCTCGCACCCGTTCTACACGGGCAAGCAGCGCATCATGGACTCGGCCGGTCGCGTCGAGAAGTTCAACCAGCGCTTCAAGAACTTCGGCAGCAAGTAA
- the glgC gene encoding glucose-1-phosphate adenylyltransferase has protein sequence MPASPKVLGIVLAGGEGKRLMPLTQDRAKPAVPFGGQYRLIDFAISNLINSELRQIVVLTQYKSHSLDRHVSQTWRMSALLGAYVTSVPAQQRLGKRWFSGSADAILQSLNLIHDEKPDIVAVIGADHVYRMDFQQMIDAHIASGARASVAGIRQPIGLANQFGVIDVDPADGVTIRDFLEKPQNPTGLPDSPGEVLASMGNYVFDTDALIEAVEADGELPTSNHDMGGDIIPYFVSRGEAAVYDFKRNDVPGSTDRDRDYWRDVGTIDSFFDAHMDLISALPIFNLYNMDWPIRSQSVNSPPAKFVRDGVGRIGNAIDSIVSLGCVLSGTHLERSVLGPWTLSGGGSTITDSVLFDHVSVGAGARVHRAILDKNVVLEPGATVGVDRELDLSRGFTVTDSGLTVVGKNIRITS, from the coding sequence ATGCCAGCATCACCGAAGGTCCTCGGTATCGTCCTCGCCGGTGGCGAGGGCAAGCGCCTCATGCCGCTCACCCAGGACCGCGCGAAACCCGCCGTCCCCTTCGGCGGGCAGTACCGGCTCATCGACTTCGCGATCTCCAACCTGATCAATTCGGAGCTCCGCCAGATCGTCGTCCTGACGCAGTACAAGTCGCACAGCCTCGATCGCCACGTCTCGCAGACCTGGCGGATGTCCGCTCTCCTCGGCGCCTACGTCACCTCGGTCCCGGCGCAGCAGCGGCTCGGGAAGCGGTGGTTCTCGGGATCCGCCGACGCGATCCTCCAGTCCCTCAACCTCATCCACGACGAGAAGCCCGACATCGTGGCCGTGATCGGCGCCGACCACGTGTACCGCATGGACTTCCAGCAGATGATCGACGCGCACATCGCCTCCGGCGCCCGCGCCTCGGTCGCCGGCATCCGTCAGCCGATCGGCCTCGCGAATCAGTTCGGCGTCATCGACGTCGACCCGGCCGACGGCGTCACCATCCGCGACTTCCTCGAGAAGCCGCAGAACCCGACGGGCCTCCCCGACAGCCCGGGCGAGGTGCTCGCCTCGATGGGCAACTACGTCTTCGACACCGACGCCCTCATCGAAGCGGTCGAGGCCGACGGCGAACTGCCGACCTCGAACCACGACATGGGCGGCGACATCATCCCCTACTTCGTCTCGCGCGGTGAGGCGGCGGTGTACGACTTCAAGCGCAACGACGTCCCGGGGTCCACCGACCGCGATCGCGACTACTGGCGCGACGTGGGAACGATCGATTCGTTCTTCGACGCGCACATGGACCTGATCTCCGCGCTGCCGATCTTCAACCTGTACAACATGGACTGGCCGATCCGGTCGCAGTCGGTGAACTCGCCGCCCGCGAAGTTCGTCCGCGACGGCGTGGGGCGCATCGGGAACGCGATCGACTCGATCGTGTCGCTGGGCTGCGTACTGTCGGGCACGCACCTGGAGCGGAGCGTCCTCGGTCCCTGGACGCTCTCGGGCGGCGGATCGACCATCACCGACTCGGTCCTCTTCGACCACGTCAGTGTCGGCGCCGGTGCCCGCGTGCACCGCGCGATCCTCGATAAGAACGTCGTCCTGGAACCCGGCGCGACGGTGGGCGTGGACCGCGAGCTCGACCTGTCGCGAGGCTTCACCGTCACCGACAGCGGGCTGACGGTCGTCGGCAAGAACATCCGCATCACGTCCTGA
- the glgA gene encoding glycogen synthase yields the protein MRVDIVTKEYPPEIYGGAGVHVTELVSALRSRMEVQVRAFGGSRDEADTTSYAVPEGLSGANPAVQTLGTDLEIVGDVAGADVVHSHTWYANFAGFLASKLHGIPHIVTAHSLEPLRPWKAEQLGGGYAVSSYVEKTAYENAAAVVAVSDGMRRDILRSYPALDPAKVRVIYNGIDVDAWQPREDAELLSRWGIDPERPSVVFVGRITRQKGLPYFLRAAELLPPEVQLVLCAGAPDTPEIMSEVQDLVRKLQETREGVVWIEEFLPRPDLCAILTSATTFVCPSIYEPLGIVNLEAMACGAAVVGTATGGIPEVVIDGVTGRLVPIDQVEDGTGTPVDPDRFVADLAATLTEVVSDPEKARAYGRAGRERAASDFSWEAIADATAELYREVTATGRQPAGVAPPGR from the coding sequence ATGCGCGTCGACATCGTCACGAAGGAGTACCCGCCGGAGATCTACGGCGGAGCGGGGGTCCACGTCACCGAACTCGTCTCGGCGCTGCGCTCGCGCATGGAGGTGCAGGTCCGCGCGTTCGGGGGGTCCCGAGACGAAGCGGACACCACCTCGTACGCGGTTCCCGAGGGGCTCTCGGGCGCAAACCCCGCCGTGCAGACCCTCGGCACCGATCTCGAGATCGTCGGCGACGTCGCCGGCGCGGACGTCGTGCACAGCCACACCTGGTACGCGAATTTCGCCGGGTTCCTCGCGTCGAAACTGCACGGCATCCCGCACATCGTGACGGCCCACTCCCTCGAGCCGCTGCGCCCGTGGAAGGCGGAGCAGCTCGGCGGCGGCTACGCCGTGTCGAGCTACGTGGAGAAGACCGCCTACGAGAACGCGGCCGCGGTCGTCGCCGTCAGCGATGGCATGCGACGCGACATCCTCCGCAGCTACCCGGCCCTCGACCCCGCAAAAGTGCGCGTCATCTACAACGGCATCGACGTCGACGCCTGGCAGCCGCGCGAGGATGCGGAGCTCCTCTCGCGGTGGGGGATCGACCCGGAGCGGCCGTCCGTCGTCTTCGTCGGCCGCATCACGCGTCAGAAGGGCCTGCCGTACTTCCTGCGGGCCGCAGAGCTCCTCCCGCCCGAGGTGCAGCTCGTCCTCTGCGCCGGAGCCCCGGACACGCCCGAGATCATGAGCGAGGTCCAGGACCTCGTCCGGAAGCTCCAGGAGACTCGCGAGGGCGTCGTCTGGATCGAGGAGTTCCTGCCCCGCCCCGATCTCTGCGCGATCCTCACCTCGGCTACCACTTTCGTCTGCCCCTCGATCTACGAGCCCCTCGGCATCGTCAACCTCGAGGCGATGGCGTGCGGCGCCGCCGTCGTCGGGACGGCGACCGGCGGCATCCCGGAGGTGGTCATCGACGGCGTCACGGGACGTCTCGTTCCGATCGACCAGGTCGAGGACGGCACGGGAACCCCCGTCGACCCCGATCGCTTCGTCGCAGACCTGGCCGCGACCCTGACGGAGGTCGTGTCCGATCCCGAGAAGGCCCGCGCCTACGGACGCGCCGGTCGGGAGCGGGCGGCGTCCGACTTCAGCTGGGAAGCGATCGCGGATGCCACGGCGGAGCTGTACCGAGAGGTCACCGCGACCGGCCGGCAGCCTGCCGGCGTGGCTCCGCCCGGTCGATAG
- the fabG gene encoding 3-oxoacyl-ACP reductase FabG encodes MSRERVVLVTGGNRGIGRAIAERFVAEGFAVAVTARSGEGPEGTLTVRADVTDAASLDAAYTEVEQKLGPVEVVVANAGITKDTLLLRMTEDDFDSVVSTNLGGAFRVVKRAAKGMLRAKWGRVILISSVVGLYGSAGQINYSSSKSALVGFARSLTRELGSRGITANVVAPGFIETDMTAALPDETQADYKKSIPAGRFGAADEVAAAVVWLASDDAAYISGAVIPVDGGLGMGH; translated from the coding sequence ATGTCCCGCGAGCGCGTCGTCCTGGTCACCGGAGGCAACCGCGGCATCGGCCGCGCGATCGCCGAGCGATTCGTCGCGGAGGGGTTCGCCGTCGCGGTCACCGCGCGCTCGGGAGAGGGCCCAGAGGGGACTCTGACCGTCCGCGCCGATGTCACCGACGCCGCGTCCCTCGATGCCGCCTACACCGAGGTCGAGCAGAAGCTGGGTCCCGTCGAGGTGGTCGTCGCGAACGCCGGCATCACGAAGGACACGCTGCTCCTGCGCATGACGGAGGACGATTTCGACTCTGTCGTTTCGACCAACCTGGGCGGCGCCTTCCGCGTCGTCAAGCGTGCCGCGAAGGGCATGCTGCGGGCCAAGTGGGGCCGCGTCATCCTCATCTCCTCGGTCGTCGGCCTCTACGGCTCCGCCGGGCAGATCAACTACTCGTCATCCAAGAGCGCCCTCGTCGGCTTCGCCCGGTCGCTCACGCGCGAGCTGGGTTCACGCGGGATCACAGCCAACGTCGTCGCGCCCGGGTTCATCGAGACGGACATGACGGCGGCTCTCCCCGACGAGACGCAGGCCGACTACAAGAAGAGCATCCCGGCCGGCCGGTTCGGTGCGGCCGACGAGGTCGCCGCCGCCGTCGTGTGGTTGGCCTCGGACGACGCGGCCTACATCTCCGGCGCCGTCATCCCCGTCGACGGCGGGCTCGGCATGGGTCACTGA
- a CDS encoding exonuclease domain-containing protein — MGACDELPLWDDDTWDEPAPVEVAASIAEPAAVESVVVAEITAEPVALGPCAGPLGVFDLETTGIDVRSDRIVSAHVGVLDASGAVIDARTWLADPGVEIPAGATAVHGITTERARTEGRPAPEVVAEVTATLRDLFAAGIPVVAYNAPFDFSLLKYESLRHGVVPIDAPSPVIDPLVVDKTYDRYRRGKRTLEVVAAHYSVTLEGAHDAAADAIAAGRVAQAIAARFDLDVSADDLHTQQIAWARAQAESLSEYFVRIGRLDADVDGSWPIR; from the coding sequence ATGGGCGCCTGCGACGAACTTCCGCTGTGGGACGACGACACCTGGGATGAGCCCGCTCCGGTTGAGGTCGCCGCCTCGATCGCCGAGCCTGCCGCCGTGGAGTCCGTCGTCGTCGCCGAGATCACGGCGGAGCCCGTCGCGCTGGGTCCGTGCGCGGGTCCGCTGGGCGTCTTCGACCTCGAGACGACGGGCATCGACGTCCGCTCCGATCGGATCGTGAGCGCCCACGTCGGGGTCCTCGACGCGTCCGGAGCCGTCATCGATGCACGCACGTGGCTCGCCGACCCGGGCGTCGAGATACCCGCAGGTGCGACAGCGGTCCACGGAATCACGACGGAGCGAGCCCGCACCGAGGGCCGTCCTGCGCCGGAGGTCGTCGCCGAGGTGACCGCCACGCTGCGCGACCTGTTCGCCGCCGGCATCCCAGTCGTCGCGTACAACGCGCCCTTCGATTTCTCGCTCCTCAAATACGAGAGCCTCCGTCACGGTGTCGTGCCGATCGACGCCCCGTCGCCGGTCATCGACCCGCTCGTCGTCGACAAGACCTACGACCGGTACCGCCGCGGCAAGCGCACCCTCGAGGTCGTCGCCGCGCATTACTCCGTCACCCTCGAGGGAGCGCACGACGCCGCCGCCGACGCGATCGCTGCGGGGCGCGTGGCGCAGGCGATCGCCGCGCGCTTCGACCTCGACGTCTCAGCCGACGACCTCCACACTCAGCAGATCGCGTGGGCGCGTGCGCAGGCGGAGAGCCTCAGCGAGTACTTCGTGCGCATCGGCCGGCTCGACGCCGACGTGGACGGCAGCTGGCCGATCCGCTGA
- a CDS encoding DUF3099 domain-containing protein: MMSVRVLCFILMVTVTPYGWQTWIFAAGAAVLPYLAVVIANVGNGDEVVVAERPSREIESTPSASTPPENPNGGVIRIQESPPQEDR; this comes from the coding sequence ATGATGTCGGTCAGAGTGCTGTGCTTCATCCTCATGGTGACGGTGACCCCGTACGGCTGGCAGACCTGGATCTTCGCCGCCGGGGCTGCCGTCCTCCCCTACCTGGCGGTCGTGATCGCGAACGTCGGGAACGGCGACGAGGTCGTCGTGGCTGAACGACCCTCCCGCGAGATCGAGTCGACACCATCGGCATCCACGCCTCCGGAGAACCCGAATGGAGGCGTCATCCGCATCCAGGAGAGCCCCCCGCAGGAGGATCGATGA
- a CDS encoding DUF4190 domain-containing protein, with translation MTDATNTPPQPSEVPPAPPVPDASSPAAPPYAPPAYGQQPGYGQQPSAAPAHVQPSYPQSGYGQPGYGQPAYGYGYAPARPTNVLAIVSLVASIAGLTILPFIASIPGIITGHMALKQLKTSGEQGQGLALWGTILGWIGGGLLVIGILIWVFVLIAIAATASSVGLSS, from the coding sequence GTGACCGACGCCACGAACACCCCGCCGCAGCCCTCGGAAGTGCCGCCGGCGCCTCCGGTGCCCGACGCTTCGTCGCCGGCCGCCCCGCCCTACGCACCCCCCGCCTACGGCCAGCAGCCCGGATACGGGCAGCAGCCGAGCGCGGCGCCCGCACACGTGCAGCCGTCCTACCCGCAGTCCGGCTACGGGCAGCCTGGATACGGCCAGCCCGCGTACGGCTACGGCTACGCACCGGCACGGCCGACCAACGTCCTCGCGATCGTCTCGCTCGTCGCCTCGATCGCGGGCCTCACGATCCTCCCCTTCATCGCGTCCATCCCCGGCATCATCACGGGTCACATGGCCCTGAAGCAGCTGAAGACCTCCGGGGAGCAGGGCCAGGGGCTCGCACTCTGGGGCACGATCCTCGGTTGGATCGGCGGCGGTCTGCTCGTCATCGGCATCCTCATCTGGGTCTTCGTCCTCATCGCGATCGCCGCCACCGCGTCCAGCGTCGGCCTGTCTTCCTGA
- a CDS encoding alpha/beta fold hydrolase, which produces MDIILIPGLWLAADSWDDVVPALRDAGHTPHPLTLPGVGAPESDIGLADWVDAVIAEIDRVDGPVVLVGHSGGGNVAWAAAEQRADRVRRVVLVDTTPPPPGAEISEFPIVDGVIPFPGWDFFDAEDTADLDEQTRARTAPLTASVPRRVPTDAVVMEGTERHRVPVTMLMGSMDDETFRRVVSAWGDFAAEFAAIKDAEIVRLGTGHWPQFSAPAELSRRIVEAVR; this is translated from the coding sequence ATGGACATCATCCTGATCCCCGGCCTCTGGCTGGCAGCCGACTCATGGGACGACGTCGTCCCCGCCCTCCGCGACGCGGGGCACACGCCGCATCCGCTCACCCTCCCCGGCGTGGGCGCTCCCGAGTCCGACATCGGCCTCGCCGATTGGGTAGACGCGGTCATCGCCGAAATCGACCGGGTCGACGGGCCCGTGGTCCTCGTCGGTCACAGCGGTGGCGGCAACGTGGCGTGGGCCGCCGCGGAGCAGCGCGCCGATCGCGTCCGCCGGGTCGTCCTGGTCGACACGACACCTCCCCCGCCCGGAGCCGAGATCTCGGAGTTCCCCATCGTCGACGGGGTGATCCCCTTCCCGGGGTGGGACTTCTTCGATGCGGAGGACACGGCGGACCTCGACGAGCAGACCCGCGCTCGCACGGCACCCCTCACGGCATCCGTCCCCCGGCGGGTGCCGACCGATGCCGTCGTGATGGAGGGCACCGAACGCCACCGGGTGCCGGTGACGATGTTGATGGGATCGATGGACGACGAGACGTTCCGTCGGGTCGTGTCGGCGTGGGGCGATTTCGCGGCGGAGTTCGCCGCGATCAAGGACGCCGAGATCGTCCGGCTCGGAACCGGACACTGGCCGCAGTTCTCGGCGCCGGCTGAGCTGTCGCGCCGGATCGTCGAGGCGGTGCGCTGA
- the serB gene encoding phosphoserine phosphatase SerB has protein sequence MPAARFLVVFDADSTIIRNEVIELIADEAGRGAEVAAATEAAMRGEIDFATSLRSRVSELAGVPIASFGRVLSRIEPTPGVHELIAAIHERGGVAAVVSGGFHEILDTVAPDLGVDVWRANRLAVSDGILTGSVDGDIVDAAAKASALREWSLSYGVAPDATIAVGDGANDLMMMDAAGLGIAFNAKPAVRLRADLVAGPVDLAQLIPLLP, from the coding sequence GTGCCTGCCGCCCGGTTCCTCGTCGTTTTCGACGCCGACTCCACGATCATCCGCAACGAGGTCATCGAACTGATCGCCGATGAAGCGGGCCGCGGCGCCGAAGTGGCCGCTGCCACCGAAGCGGCGATGCGCGGCGAGATCGACTTCGCCACCAGCCTGCGCTCGCGCGTGAGCGAGCTCGCGGGCGTGCCGATCGCGTCCTTCGGTCGCGTCCTGTCGCGCATCGAGCCCACCCCCGGCGTGCACGAGCTGATCGCGGCGATCCATGAGCGCGGCGGTGTCGCCGCGGTCGTCTCGGGTGGATTCCACGAGATCCTCGACACGGTCGCGCCGGACCTCGGTGTGGACGTGTGGCGGGCGAATCGCCTGGCGGTGAGCGACGGCATCCTCACCGGCTCCGTCGACGGCGACATCGTCGATGCCGCCGCGAAGGCTTCGGCGCTGCGCGAATGGAGCCTCTCCTACGGCGTCGCCCCTGACGCGACGATCGCCGTGGGCGACGGGGCGAACGACCTCATGATGATGGATGCCGCGGGCCTCGGCATCGCCTTCAACGCCAAGCCCGCCGTGCGCCTCCGCGCGGACCTCGTCGCCGGTCCCGTCGACCTGGCGCAGCTCATCCCGCTGCTTCCCTGA
- a CDS encoding ABC transporter ATP-binding protein: MPQVLELADVVVRRNARNIVDGIDWTVDADQRWVVLGPNGAGKTTVLQLAATLTHPSSGSVTVLDEVLGRTDVFDLRPRIGFASSAMAKRVPQDETVLDVVLTAAYAVVGRWREDYETIDERRARRVLGEWGLADLADRMFGTLSDGEQKRVQIARAVMTDPELLLLDEPTASLDLGAREELLSLLSGYAKEESTPAMIMVTHHVEEIPVGFTHVLLLRDGAAVAQGPIAETLTAENLTATFGMPITLTSEDGRFAARAAS, encoded by the coding sequence ATGCCTCAGGTGCTCGAACTCGCCGACGTCGTCGTCCGCCGCAATGCCCGCAACATCGTCGACGGGATCGACTGGACCGTCGACGCGGACCAGCGCTGGGTCGTCCTCGGCCCGAACGGCGCCGGCAAGACGACGGTGCTGCAGCTCGCCGCCACCCTGACCCACCCGAGTTCGGGATCCGTCACCGTGCTCGACGAGGTCCTCGGGCGCACCGACGTCTTCGACCTGCGTCCTCGCATCGGCTTCGCGTCCTCGGCGATGGCCAAGCGCGTCCCTCAGGACGAGACCGTCCTCGATGTCGTCCTGACCGCCGCCTACGCCGTGGTCGGGCGCTGGCGCGAGGACTACGAGACGATCGACGAGCGTCGTGCGCGTCGCGTCCTGGGGGAGTGGGGCCTCGCCGACCTGGCCGACCGCATGTTCGGCACCCTCTCGGACGGTGAGCAGAAGCGCGTCCAGATCGCGCGCGCCGTCATGACGGACCCGGAACTCCTCCTGCTCGACGAGCCGACCGCGAGCCTCGACCTCGGTGCCCGCGAAGAGCTCCTGAGCCTGCTGAGCGGATACGCGAAGGAGGAGTCGACGCCCGCCATGATCATGGTCACCCACCATGTCGAGGAGATCCCCGTCGGCTTCACCCACGTCCTCCTGCTGCGCGACGGCGCTGCGGTCGCGCAGGGGCCGATCGCCGAGACCCTGACGGCGGAGAACCTGACGGCGACCTTCGGCATGCCGATCACGCTGACGTCGGAGGACGGCCGGTTCGCCGCGCGCGCGGCATCCTGA
- a CDS encoding SURF1 family cytochrome oxidase biogenesis protein has product MNRETALRWSGYVAMAVVFAIACAMLSNWQFSRNAERDAELALVESNYSQAPVPFEELLPDGTFDPTDEWRPVELTGRYLTDESLLVRNRPHGGTSAFEVLVPLRTDDGRVVLIDRGWVRPGDDQPAPDDIPAPPTGEVTVVGRLQPGEPAAREGRSAADGQVPTIDLRLIGQETGQAGSLVESAYVLMTEETPAPAERPNALEDPSADPGPYLSYAIQWILFAVMGFVFIWYMIRTEIRHRREDEENGPRTRTPRSARRRDRDMEAEDELIDAR; this is encoded by the coding sequence GTGAACCGCGAGACGGCGCTCCGCTGGAGCGGGTACGTGGCGATGGCCGTCGTCTTCGCCATCGCCTGCGCGATGCTGTCCAATTGGCAGTTCTCCCGCAACGCGGAACGGGACGCGGAACTCGCTCTCGTGGAGAGCAACTACTCGCAGGCGCCCGTGCCGTTCGAGGAACTGCTGCCCGACGGCACGTTCGATCCCACCGACGAATGGCGGCCGGTCGAGCTCACCGGACGCTACCTGACGGATGAGAGCCTTCTGGTGCGGAACCGTCCGCACGGCGGCACGAGCGCGTTCGAGGTGCTGGTCCCCCTCCGCACGGACGACGGTCGCGTCGTCCTCATCGACCGAGGCTGGGTCCGGCCCGGTGACGATCAGCCCGCCCCCGACGACATCCCCGCGCCGCCGACGGGCGAGGTGACGGTCGTCGGCCGCCTGCAGCCCGGTGAGCCCGCCGCCCGGGAGGGTCGCTCGGCTGCCGACGGTCAGGTGCCCACGATCGACCTGCGTCTGATCGGGCAGGAGACGGGCCAGGCGGGGAGCCTCGTCGAGTCCGCCTACGTGCTGATGACCGAAGAGACTCCAGCACCCGCCGAGCGTCCGAACGCCCTCGAGGACCCGTCCGCGGATCCCGGACCCTACCTGTCGTACGCGATCCAGTGGATCCTGTTCGCCGTCATGGGATTCGTCTTCATCTGGTACATGATCCGCACCGAGATCCGACACCGCCGCGAGGACGAGGAGAACGGTCCGAGGACCCGGACGCCGCGGAGTGCGCGGCGCCGCGACCGCGACATGGAAGCCGAAGACGAGCTGATCGACGCCCGCTGA